In Stenotrophomonas bentonitica, the genomic stretch ATGCGCTGCAGTCGCTGGATGCCGAAACCTACTGGCCACTCTCGAAGGGCGTGCCGGCATGACCGCCAGCGCCATCTACCGTGGCCGCATGCAGCACCGTCGGCACCTCCCACAGGCGCACGCGTTCGGCTACCCGGTGGCGCACCTGCTGCTTGACCTCGATGAGATCGATGAGGTGTTCAAGCACCGCTGGTTCTGGTCGGTCGGTCGCCGCAACCTCGCCGAGTTCCGCCGCAGCGACTACCTGGGCGAACCGGACCAGCCGCTGGCCGACGCGGTACGTGCACGCATCACCGAAGCGCTGGGACGCGCGCCGGCCGGACCGATCCGGCTGCTGACCCACCTGCGTTACGGCGGGCACGTGTTCAATCCGGTCAGCTTCTACTACTGCTACGCCGCCGACGGCACCACGCTGGACTGCATCGTGGCTGAAATCACCAACACGCCGTGGAAGGAACGCCACGCCTACGTGCTGCCGGTGAGCGAGGCCGACGCGCACGGCCGCGCGCTGGGCTGGACCTTCGACAAGCGCTTCCATGTGTCGCCGTTCATGCAGATGGACTGCGAGTACCGCTGGCGCTTCACTGCCCCCGGCAACGACCTGCACGTGCACATGCAGGTGTGGCGCGACGGCCAGCGCCAGTTCGACGCCGACCTGGCCCTGCAGCGGCATCCGCTCGACGGCCGTGGCCTGGCCCGGGTGCTGCTGCGCTACCCGCTGATGACCGTGCAGGTGGTGGCCGCCATCCACTGGCAGGCGCTGCGCCTGTGGCTCAAACGCAATCCCGTGCACGACCACCCATCCATTGCTGGAAAGCATCCATGAACGACATGACCCGACCGCTGGCATTGCCCCAGCCGAGCGCGCTGGAAGCCTTCCTGCGCCGCCGCCTGCTCACGCAGCTGGCGCCGCTGCAGGGCGGACGGCTGCACCTGCGCGACGCGCTCGGCGATGTCAGCCTGGGCGATGCCGATGCCGATGCACCGCTGCAGGTCACCGTGTGGGTGGACAACCCGGCGTTCTACCGCGCGGTGGCCGCGCAGGGCAGCGTGGGCGCGGGTGAGGCCTACATCGCCGGCCACTGGCGCTGCGACAACCTGGTCGCTCTGGTGCAGCTGCTGGTGGGCAACCGCGCGCTGCTGGACGGCATGGAGCGGGGCCCGGCGCGGCTCGGCGGCTGGCTGCTGCAGGGCTGGAACCACCTGCGCCGCAACACGCGCGAAGGCAGCCGCCGCAACATCGCGGCGCATTACGACCTGGGCAACGCGTTCTTCTCGCTGTTCCTGTCCAGCGACCTGATGTATTCCTCGGCGCTGTATGCCGTGGCCGGTGACACGCTCGAAGCCGCCTCGCAGCGCAAGCTTG encodes the following:
- a CDS encoding DUF1365 domain-containing protein: MTASAIYRGRMQHRRHLPQAHAFGYPVAHLLLDLDEIDEVFKHRWFWSVGRRNLAEFRRSDYLGEPDQPLADAVRARITEALGRAPAGPIRLLTHLRYGGHVFNPVSFYYCYAADGTTLDCIVAEITNTPWKERHAYVLPVSEADAHGRALGWTFDKRFHVSPFMQMDCEYRWRFTAPGNDLHVHMQVWRDGQRQFDADLALQRHPLDGRGLARVLLRYPLMTVQVVAAIHWQALRLWLKRNPVHDHPSIAGKHP